In Caproiciproducens sp. NJN-50, the following are encoded in one genomic region:
- a CDS encoding ABC transporter substrate-binding protein, protein MNKRLIALALSAAMIASLTGCQSGSGGSSAAGSAAPSAAAESSGTGSAAASGEIKIGVVLPLTGSVAAFGQSGQKGLQLLEEQVNSSGGIGGQNVKFIFSDDEGKPATAVTVGQKLINSDKVVAIVGPLTSNCCLSLAPICQQYKVPMATGTGTNEAVTQVGDFIFRTCFIDPFQGQVVAKLASTDLKAKTAAMLYDNGNDYSKGLAKNFQKSFEAAGGKVVGSETYLTGDKDFNAQLTNIAAKNPDVMFLPDYYSTVAVIAKQARSAGIRATFLGGDGWDSADLFSIGGDAVDGAYFSNHYSPDDTADEVVQFIKEFKAKYSNEVPDAMAALNYDAGKVLIQSIQKAGSTDAAAIQGALKAYDGTVVSGHIKFNESRDAVKSAVIIKTDGGKETFYTKVEP, encoded by the coding sequence ATGAACAAAAGGCTAATTGCACTTGCATTGAGCGCTGCGATGATCGCTTCCCTGACCGGATGCCAGTCCGGATCGGGCGGCTCCTCCGCGGCGGGCTCGGCGGCGCCGTCCGCCGCCGCGGAATCGTCCGGCACGGGCAGCGCCGCCGCATCCGGCGAAATTAAAATCGGCGTGGTCCTTCCGCTGACCGGCTCCGTTGCGGCATTCGGCCAGTCCGGCCAGAAAGGGCTTCAGCTTCTGGAGGAGCAGGTCAACAGTTCGGGCGGAATCGGCGGGCAGAACGTAAAGTTCATTTTTTCCGACGACGAGGGGAAACCGGCCACCGCAGTAACCGTCGGGCAGAAGCTGATCAACAGCGACAAGGTCGTTGCCATCGTCGGTCCCCTGACCAGCAACTGTTGCTTATCTCTTGCGCCGATCTGCCAGCAGTACAAAGTTCCGATGGCGACCGGCACCGGCACGAATGAGGCGGTGACGCAGGTCGGCGATTTCATTTTCCGCACCTGCTTTATCGATCCGTTCCAGGGCCAGGTTGTCGCGAAACTTGCCAGCACGGACCTGAAAGCGAAAACCGCCGCGATGCTGTACGACAACGGCAACGACTATTCCAAGGGCCTTGCGAAAAATTTCCAGAAAAGCTTTGAAGCGGCCGGCGGCAAGGTCGTCGGTTCTGAAACCTATCTGACCGGCGACAAGGACTTTAATGCCCAGCTGACCAACATCGCGGCGAAAAATCCAGACGTGATGTTCCTGCCGGATTATTACTCCACGGTCGCGGTGATTGCGAAACAGGCTCGCAGCGCGGGCATCAGGGCGACCTTCCTCGGCGGCGACGGCTGGGATTCCGCGGACCTGTTCTCCATCGGCGGCGACGCGGTCGACGGGGCTTATTTCTCCAACCACTATTCTCCGGACGATACGGCGGATGAGGTGGTCCAGTTCATCAAGGAATTCAAGGCAAAGTACAGCAATGAGGTTCCGGACGCCATGGCTGCCCTGAACTACGACGCGGGCAAGGTCCTGATCCAGTCCATCCAAAAGGCCGGCTCCACGGATGCGGCGGCGATCCAGGGAGCGCTCAAAGCCTATGACGGCACCGTCGTTTCCGGCCATATCAAGTTCAATGAAAGCCGCGACGCAGTCAAATCGGCGGTCATCATCAAGACGGACGGCGGCAAGGAAACCTTCTACACCAAGGTTGAGCCTTAA
- a CDS encoding branched-chain amino acid ABC transporter permease, with the protein MSFLQQLINGVSLGSVYALIALGYTMVYGIIGLINFAHCDIYMVGAYIGFFAATYARLPFVPTLLIAMFGSALLGVIIERVAYKPLRKTTNINLLVTAIGVSLLLENGFNALFGGNPRTYPGYILKQQTVMFGPIRSDALHLIILGISLLLLILLNLFVNRTKMGKAMRATSLDKDAAALMGINVNTTISMTFAIGSALAGAAGMLVAILYSSLDPYMGMMPGIKSFVAAVLGGIGLIPGAFVGGIILGVVETFMAAINSKISGAVAFVILIVILIIKPSGLLGKTVKEKV; encoded by the coding sequence ATTTCGTTTCTGCAGCAACTGATCAACGGCGTATCTTTGGGAAGCGTTTACGCACTGATCGCGCTCGGTTATACAATGGTATACGGAATCATCGGCCTGATCAACTTCGCGCACTGCGATATTTATATGGTAGGGGCATACATAGGATTTTTTGCGGCCACCTATGCGCGTCTTCCGTTTGTTCCGACTTTGCTGATTGCCATGTTCGGTTCGGCGCTTTTGGGCGTTATCATAGAGAGGGTCGCTTACAAGCCTCTGAGAAAAACGACGAATATCAATCTGCTCGTTACGGCGATCGGCGTTTCCCTTTTGCTTGAAAACGGCTTTAACGCCCTGTTCGGCGGAAACCCGAGAACATATCCGGGTTATATTCTGAAGCAGCAAACGGTGATGTTCGGCCCGATCCGCTCGGACGCGCTGCATCTGATCATCCTGGGGATTTCGCTGCTTCTGCTGATTCTTCTGAATCTTTTTGTCAATCGCACGAAGATGGGAAAAGCCATGCGGGCTACCTCTCTGGATAAGGATGCGGCGGCGCTGATGGGGATCAATGTCAACACCACGATTTCCATGACTTTCGCAATCGGCTCGGCGCTTGCCGGCGCGGCGGGAATGCTGGTTGCGATCCTGTATTCCAGTCTTGACCCCTACATGGGAATGATGCCCGGCATCAAGTCGTTTGTCGCTGCGGTGCTCGGCGGAATCGGGCTGATTCCAGGCGCTTTTGTCGGCGGAATCATTCTCGGGGTGGTGGAAACCTTCATGGCGGCGATCAACTCCAAAATTTCCGGCGCCGTTGCGTTCGTGATCCTGATTGTGATCCTCATCATCAAGCCGTCCGGCCTTCTCGGCAAGACGGTAAAAGAGAAAGTGTAG
- a CDS encoding branched-chain amino acid ABC transporter permease, with amino-acid sequence MAGLKPYLKRSAVFLAASLVLFGVLSLLIRMDVINAYYKQILMMICINVILALSTNLIIDYTGQLTLGHSAFLAIGAYSSAFIQMKTGMPFFLALLCGSVVAAIFGFLIGLPTLRLKGDYLAITTLGFCQIVVVAIQNIDAFGGAQGLAGIPPKTTFAWVFFSMIATIAILYNIVHANQGRAMISVREDEIAAEAMGIDTTKYKIMAFTAGAFFAGFAGGLYAFLMMFIDPNSFNFLRSIDFVIYVVLGGTGGFAGCIVSTSILTLLPEVLRFLSDLRMVIYPLLLIVIMILRVKNVRVAGLLHRKPSSDGPGEGSKDHAAA; translated from the coding sequence GTGGCCGGTTTGAAACCCTATTTGAAGCGAAGTGCCGTCTTCCTGGCTGCTTCCCTGGTTTTGTTTGGTGTTTTATCCCTTTTAATACGGATGGATGTGATTAACGCTTATTACAAGCAGATTCTGATGATGATCTGCATCAATGTCATTCTGGCTCTGAGCACCAATCTCATCATCGATTACACCGGTCAGCTTACGCTCGGGCATTCCGCCTTTCTTGCAATCGGCGCTTATTCCTCCGCCTTCATCCAGATGAAGACCGGAATGCCGTTTTTCCTCGCCTTGCTCTGCGGAAGCGTGGTCGCAGCGATTTTTGGTTTTCTGATCGGGCTGCCAACCCTCCGGCTGAAAGGGGACTATCTCGCCATTACGACGCTCGGTTTTTGCCAGATCGTAGTCGTAGCGATTCAGAACATCGATGCCTTCGGCGGGGCGCAGGGCCTCGCGGGAATTCCTCCCAAGACGACGTTCGCGTGGGTGTTCTTCTCCATGATAGCAACAATTGCCATCCTTTATAATATCGTTCACGCGAACCAGGGGCGCGCGATGATTTCCGTCAGAGAGGATGAGATTGCGGCTGAGGCCATGGGGATCGACACGACGAAATACAAGATCATGGCGTTCACGGCCGGCGCGTTTTTTGCCGGTTTCGCGGGAGGGCTGTATGCGTTTCTGATGATGTTTATTGATCCAAACAGCTTTAACTTTCTGCGGTCCATCGATTTCGTCATTTATGTTGTCCTCGGAGGAACCGGCGGCTTTGCGGGCTGCATTGTTTCCACAAGCATTCTGACGCTTCTGCCGGAGGTCCTTCGTTTCCTGAGCGATCTCAGAATGGTTATTTATCCGCTGCTGCTGATCGTTATTATGATTTTGAGGGTCAAGAATGTACGCGTTGCGGGGCTATTGCACAGAAAGCCCAGTTCTGACGGGCCGGGGGAGGGGAGCAAAGATCATGCCGCTGCTTGA
- a CDS encoding ABC transporter ATP-binding protein, giving the protein MPLLDIENITIQFGGLTAVSDFSLSMEENDLFGLIGPNGAGKTTIFNMLTGVYAPSAGKIIFNGESIQGIRPHQITKKKISRTFQNIRLMKNLSVLDNIKISYAYQADYSLLSSILRLPSFFRQEEIIERKSLDLLKIFGLLDVKNEKACNLPYGQQRRLEIARALAAQPKLLLLDEPAAGMNPQETQSLMELIRWIRKEFRIAILLIEHDMKLVMGVCENIVVLDYGKIIAQGPPNEIKTNKKVIEAYLGEEVADA; this is encoded by the coding sequence ATGCCGCTGCTTGACATTGAAAATATTACGATACAATTCGGGGGGCTTACGGCGGTTTCGGATTTTTCCCTTTCAATGGAGGAAAACGATCTGTTCGGCTTAATCGGCCCTAACGGCGCGGGAAAGACCACCATCTTTAATATGCTGACGGGTGTTTATGCTCCTTCGGCCGGAAAAATTATTTTTAACGGGGAAAGCATTCAAGGGATCCGGCCGCATCAGATCACTAAGAAGAAAATCTCCAGAACGTTTCAGAATATCCGGCTGATGAAGAATCTGAGCGTTCTGGATAACATTAAAATATCTTATGCTTATCAGGCGGATTATTCGCTGCTTTCGTCGATTTTGCGCCTTCCTTCCTTCTTTCGGCAGGAAGAGATCATCGAAAGAAAATCGCTCGACCTTCTGAAAATTTTCGGGCTGCTGGATGTAAAGAACGAAAAGGCCTGCAACCTGCCTTACGGCCAGCAGAGGAGGCTTGAAATTGCCCGCGCGCTCGCGGCTCAGCCGAAGCTGTTGCTGCTGGATGAGCCCGCGGCCGGGATGAATCCGCAGGAGACGCAGAGCCTGATGGAACTGATCCGATGGATCCGCAAGGAGTTCAGAATTGCCATTCTTCTGATCGAGCACGACATGAAACTTGTCATGGGGGTTTGCGAAAATATTGTCGTGCTGGATTACGGGAAAATTATCGCGCAGGGTCCTCCAAATGAAATCAAGACCAATAAAAAAGTGATAGAGGCCTATCTGGGGGAGGAGGTCGCCGATGCTTAG
- a CDS encoding ABC transporter ATP-binding protein, with amino-acid sequence MLRIQDLNVYYDAIHALRDVNIEVDEGEIVTLIGANGAGKTSTLRAISGLVPVAGGTITFEDKALNGRPAYQIPYMGISHVPEGRRIFSNLTVLENLQLGAYCRKDKNGIKKDFDMVFDKFPRLKERMKQRGGTLSGGEQQMLAMGRALMARPKILLMDEPSMGLAPIIVQEIFNIIKEINGSGTTILLVEQNANMALSIANRAYVIETGSIVLEGRAADLMQDSSVKQAYLGG; translated from the coding sequence ATGCTTAGGATTCAGGACCTGAACGTATATTATGATGCGATCCATGCTTTAAGGGATGTCAATATCGAAGTGGATGAGGGGGAAATCGTCACGCTGATCGGCGCCAACGGCGCCGGAAAAACCTCCACCCTCCGCGCCATTTCGGGACTTGTGCCCGTCGCGGGCGGCACGATCACATTTGAAGATAAGGCGCTGAACGGCCGACCGGCCTATCAGATTCCCTATATGGGGATTTCCCACGTGCCGGAAGGCCGCAGGATCTTTTCCAACCTTACGGTGCTGGAAAACCTGCAGCTTGGGGCTTATTGCCGGAAGGACAAGAACGGTATCAAAAAAGACTTTGACATGGTATTCGATAAATTTCCGCGGCTGAAGGAGCGAATGAAACAGCGCGGCGGAACGCTGAGCGGCGGGGAACAGCAGATGCTTGCCATGGGCAGGGCTTTAATGGCCAGGCCCAAAATTCTCCTGATGGACGAACCTTCCATGGGATTGGCGCCGATTATTGTTCAGGAGATTTTCAATATTATCAAAGAGATCAACGGCTCCGGCACTACGATCCTTTTGGTGGAGCAGAATGCGAATATGGCGCTTTCCATTGCAAACCGCGCCTATGTCATCGAGACGGGCAGCATTGTTCTGGAGGGCAGGGCCGCCGACCTGATGCAGGACAGCTCCGTGAAGCAGGCCTATCTGGGAGGCTGA
- a CDS encoding DMT family transporter, with amino-acid sequence MLAVLFSILAGAAMSVQGVMNTRVSDRIGLYESNALVQGVAFLLSILALLFLGKGNFAELGGVNKIYLLGGFLGIVITVTVMLAIKGLGPTVAISVILISQLVVAALIDGCGLFDTDRIPFCWQKFAGVALMIGGVLLFKWKN; translated from the coding sequence TTGCTGGCTGTTCTTTTCAGCATTCTGGCGGGCGCCGCAATGAGCGTGCAGGGTGTGATGAACACCCGCGTGAGCGACCGCATCGGGCTTTACGAATCCAACGCTCTCGTGCAGGGCGTGGCGTTTCTTTTGTCCATCCTTGCCCTTCTGTTCCTCGGCAAGGGAAATTTCGCGGAGCTGGGCGGCGTAAATAAGATTTATCTGCTGGGCGGATTTCTGGGTATCGTCATCACTGTCACCGTCATGCTGGCCATCAAGGGCCTGGGGCCGACCGTCGCGATCTCCGTGATCCTGATTTCCCAGCTTGTCGTCGCCGCTCTGATCGACGGCTGCGGACTGTTTGACACGGACCGCATCCCGTTCTGCTGGCAAAAATTCGCAGGAGTTGCCCTGATGATCGGCGGCGTTTTGCTGTTTAAGTGGAAAAACTGA
- a CDS encoding DUF2500 domain-containing protein → MGFSSFDGGISGIMFNIVPIMVVAGFVIVFGLIIVKSAQGAKQWRKNNQSPVLTVDAAVVTKRMDVRNFDQSGANDHLQRMSSTAYYVTFEVASGDRMEFRVRDAEYGMLVEQDAGKLTFQGTRYLGFERDKT, encoded by the coding sequence ATGGGATTTTCATCCTTTGATGGCGGAATCAGCGGCATCATGTTCAATATTGTTCCAATCATGGTTGTTGCGGGCTTTGTAATTGTATTTGGGCTGATTATTGTAAAATCGGCGCAGGGAGCGAAGCAGTGGAGAAAAAACAATCAGTCTCCCGTCCTTACGGTTGATGCAGCTGTGGTGACAAAACGTATGGATGTAAGGAATTTTGATCAGTCCGGTGCGAATGACCACCTTCAGCGTATGTCGTCGACCGCTTATTATGTTACGTTTGAAGTCGCCAGCGGAGACCGGATGGAATTCAGAGTGCGGGATGCGGAATATGGGATGCTGGTGGAACAGGATGCTGGAAAGCTGACTTTTCAGGGGACGCGTTATCTGGGGTTCGAGCGCGACAAAACCTAA
- a CDS encoding KamA family radical SAM protein, translating to MNTYHNEKPGAGISSVQWNDWTWQMRNRITTSEQLAKVLPLSGQEQEEIEKCLCRFRMAITPYYASLIDPNQPDCPIKKQSVPSIRELHVEPCDRLDPLCEDQYSPANGLVHRYPDRVLFVLTHKCSMYCRHCTRRRMVGCEDFSLGEEDLEQAFRYIERHTEVRDVLLSGGDPLILPDDRLEKVIRRLRSIPHVEIIRIGTRTPVVLPMRITDHLLEMLKKYQPIWINTHFNHPDEITPDSARACAKIVDAGIPLGNQSVLLRGVNNDRDTLVRLFTELVQIRVRPYYLYQCDLSSGISHFRTPVSEGIELMKQIRGFISGFAVPEFVIDLPGGGGKTPASLDYIVHMDDRGAVLRNFEGKQYAYPNPLN from the coding sequence ATAAATACATATCACAATGAAAAACCAGGGGCCGGAATTTCGTCTGTCCAGTGGAACGATTGGACCTGGCAGATGCGGAACCGGATTACAACCTCCGAACAGCTTGCAAAAGTTCTCCCGCTTTCCGGGCAGGAACAGGAGGAAATTGAAAAATGCCTCTGCCGGTTCCGCATGGCGATTACCCCTTATTACGCTTCCCTGATCGATCCGAACCAGCCGGACTGCCCCATAAAAAAGCAGTCGGTCCCTTCCATCCGTGAACTGCACGTGGAGCCGTGCGACAGGCTTGACCCGCTGTGCGAGGATCAGTATTCCCCCGCAAACGGTCTGGTGCACCGATACCCTGACCGGGTGCTGTTCGTGCTGACGCACAAATGCTCCATGTACTGCCGGCACTGCACCCGGCGCAGGATGGTCGGCTGCGAAGACTTTTCGCTTGGGGAGGAGGATCTGGAACAGGCATTTCGATACATCGAACGCCACACGGAAGTACGGGATGTTCTTCTGTCAGGCGGCGATCCCCTCATTCTGCCCGACGACCGGCTGGAAAAGGTCATCCGAAGGCTGAGGAGCATTCCCCATGTGGAAATCATCCGGATCGGCACGCGGACGCCCGTGGTGCTGCCGATGCGCATCACGGACCATTTGCTTGAGATGCTGAAAAAATATCAGCCGATCTGGATCAACACGCACTTTAACCATCCGGACGAGATCACTCCCGATTCGGCGCGCGCCTGTGCGAAGATCGTGGACGCCGGCATCCCTCTCGGCAATCAGAGCGTGTTGCTCCGGGGTGTGAACAACGACCGGGATACACTGGTCCGGCTGTTTACGGAACTGGTTCAGATCCGCGTCCGCCCCTACTATTTATATCAGTGCGATCTTTCAAGCGGCATCAGCCATTTCCGGACGCCGGTTTCGGAAGGCATTGAACTGATGAAGCAGATCCGCGGTTTCATATCCGGCTTCGCGGTCCCGGAATTCGTCATCGATCTGCCCGGCGGAGGAGGAAAAACGCCCGCCTCGCTCGATTATATCGTTCATATGGACGACCGAGGAGCCGTCCTGCGGAATTTCGAGGGGAAACAATACGCTTACCCGAATCCCTTGAACTGA
- a CDS encoding D-alanine--D-alanine ligase family protein produces MEAEFDSLETIKAIQKVFQSAGAGAELLEADSYFVQKVKAANVDLVFNIAEGTQGRGREAQVPAILNFLGIPFSGSDETTLAISLDKALAKRYLSTFRIKTPAYQYLKTPNFHRDEALRFPLIVKPDSEGSGKGITDLAVVYDESQLNCVLSKNFSLYEEPMLLEEYIPGREFTVGILGNGASTTVFEPMEICYLHADGKERIYSYKAKVNYKQYVTYRCPPDLDTQLNERMKQTARDIYDALECRDFSRIDFRLSDDGTLYFIEINPLPGLAPGYSDYPMLAEYCGMDYRTLILSVLNCALTRYGMEPLALNRGDLQ; encoded by the coding sequence ATGGAGGCGGAATTTGATTCGCTTGAAACAATCAAAGCCATTCAGAAGGTCTTTCAGTCTGCGGGCGCCGGCGCGGAGCTTTTAGAAGCCGACTCCTATTTCGTCCAAAAGGTGAAAGCGGCCAATGTCGACCTTGTTTTTAACATCGCGGAAGGCACTCAGGGAAGAGGCAGGGAAGCACAGGTCCCTGCTATTTTGAATTTTCTGGGAATTCCCTTTTCCGGCTCGGACGAAACGACGCTGGCAATTTCTCTGGACAAAGCGCTCGCCAAACGCTACCTTTCGACCTTCCGGATCAAGACCCCCGCCTATCAGTATTTAAAAACTCCAAATTTTCACCGGGACGAAGCCCTGCGGTTCCCGCTGATCGTCAAACCGGATTCGGAGGGTTCCGGCAAAGGGATCACCGATCTTGCGGTCGTTTATGACGAATCGCAGCTAAACTGCGTTCTCTCAAAAAATTTCAGTCTTTACGAAGAACCCATGCTTTTAGAGGAATACATACCGGGGCGCGAATTTACGGTGGGCATTCTGGGGAACGGAGCCAGTACCACCGTATTTGAGCCAATGGAAATCTGTTATCTTCATGCGGATGGGAAAGAACGGATTTACAGTTATAAAGCAAAGGTAAACTATAAGCAGTATGTTACGTACCGCTGTCCGCCCGATCTGGACACACAGCTGAACGAACGGATGAAGCAGACGGCCAGGGACATCTACGACGCTTTGGAATGCAGGGATTTTTCACGGATCGATTTCCGTCTCTCCGACGACGGAACCCTTTATTTCATCGAGATCAATCCTCTGCCGGGCCTCGCGCCGGGCTACAGTGATTACCCCATGCTGGCCGAGTACTGCGGAATGGACTATCGGACTCTGATCCTGAGCGTGCTGAACTGCGCGCTGACGCGATACGGGATGGAGCCCCTCGCACTGAATCGAGGGGACCTTCAATAA
- the larA gene encoding nickel-dependent lactate racemase, which translates to MSITIPFGKSGMPLHADLSDAEILESHVGDLKATDTEDGLVLAAMAHPIDSPRLRDLAVGKKTCTIIISDHTRPVPSKHILPFMLAELREGNPKIAVTLLVATGFHRPSTREELVAKVGQEIVDREKIVIHNSRDASTNVQVGVLPSGAACVLDKTAVEADLLVAEGFIEPHFFAGFSGGRKSILPGVCDQVTVLGNHCSKFIDSPYARTGVLDGNPLHEDMLAAAKMAHLAYIVNVIIDENKKVVAAFAGDPVTAHRQGCDLLLKYCQVQPKQRGDIVISSNGGYPLDQNIYQSVKGLTAAEAAAAPGAVLIMVSSCSDGHGGESFYHALRDCSSPQQLTEEILATPQDKTKPDQWEFQILCRVLCKHHVIFVTDPAQRRTIEEMKMAWAPDVDAALEEARRIKGADAHLVAIPNGISVMVRE; encoded by the coding sequence ATGTCTATTACTATTCCTTTTGGCAAATCCGGCATGCCTTTGCACGCAGATCTGAGCGATGCGGAAATTCTGGAATCACATGTAGGGGACCTGAAGGCGACCGATACGGAGGACGGCTTGGTGCTGGCCGCCATGGCTCACCCGATTGATTCCCCCCGGCTGCGGGACCTTGCCGTTGGCAAAAAGACCTGTACGATTATTATCAGCGACCATACGCGCCCTGTTCCAAGCAAGCACATTCTTCCTTTCATGCTGGCGGAGCTTCGTGAGGGCAACCCCAAGATCGCCGTTACGCTGTTGGTGGCTACGGGCTTTCACCGCCCCTCTACGAGGGAAGAGCTGGTGGCCAAGGTTGGCCAGGAAATCGTGGACCGGGAAAAGATCGTGATACATAACAGCCGCGACGCGTCGACCAACGTCCAGGTGGGGGTGCTTCCTTCCGGCGCGGCATGCGTGCTCGACAAGACCGCGGTCGAAGCCGACCTGCTGGTTGCCGAAGGGTTCATTGAACCGCACTTTTTTGCGGGCTTCTCCGGCGGGCGCAAGAGCATTTTGCCGGGCGTCTGCGATCAGGTGACCGTTCTGGGCAACCACTGCTCCAAGTTTATTGATTCTCCTTATGCACGCACCGGCGTGCTGGACGGCAACCCGCTGCATGAAGACATGCTTGCCGCTGCAAAAATGGCACACTTGGCTTATATCGTTAATGTGATTATCGACGAAAACAAAAAAGTTGTGGCTGCTTTTGCGGGCGATCCTGTTACGGCTCATCGGCAGGGCTGCGATTTACTGCTGAAGTATTGTCAGGTGCAGCCAAAACAGCGGGGCGACATTGTTATTTCCAGCAACGGCGGGTATCCTCTGGATCAGAACATTTATCAGAGCGTGAAAGGCCTCACCGCGGCGGAAGCCGCAGCCGCGCCGGGCGCAGTGCTCATCATGGTCAGCTCCTGCAGCGATGGCCATGGCGGCGAAAGCTTTTACCATGCGCTCCGGGACTGCTCGTCTCCGCAGCAGCTGACGGAAGAGATCCTCGCAACTCCGCAGGATAAGACAAAACCCGATCAGTGGGAATTCCAGATTCTGTGCCGCGTTTTGTGCAAACATCACGTCATTTTCGTCACGGATCCTGCCCAGCGCAGGACGATTGAGGAAATGAAGATGGCGTGGGCCCCCGACGTTGACGCCGCTTTGGAAGAAGCCCGCCGCATAAAGGGCGCGGATGCCCATCTGGTTGCAATTCCCAATGGCATTTCTGTTATGGTGCGCGAATAA
- a CDS encoding FAD-binding oxidoreductase, producing the protein MANYNPVTPEIIAELEKAAPGHVVTGADVNPDYSRDEMPIYGTHMPDVSIDVQSTEEVAAIMKICYEHNIPVTTRGAGTGLVGGCTPVCGGVVICTMRMNKILSYDLENFAVTVQPGVLLQQLAEDALTHGCLYPPDPGEKMATLGGNVSTNAGGMRAVKYGCTRDYVRAMTVVLPSGEIVRFGATVSKTSSGYSLKDLMIGSEGTLGIITELTLKLVPAPQATVSLMAPFEDLNSCISTVPKFFMQHFRPQALEFFEREILISSEEYLGKQVFPRKIDGTDVGAYLLVTFDGDSMDELNDVVERASEMLVEEGAMDVLVADTAPKLKDIWAARSSFLEGIEEQTKLLDECDVVVPVNKIAPYVEYVNEIKQNYDFEVKYFGHAGDGNLHIYECSVDMEKEEFEKQVEEFLSAIYKKTMEFGGQISGEHGIGFGKVHFLEQALGPVNMELMRGIKKVFDPKLILNPGKVCMNL; encoded by the coding sequence ATGGCGAATTATAATCCGGTAACACCCGAAATTATTGCTGAACTGGAGAAGGCGGCGCCTGGTCACGTTGTAACAGGAGCAGATGTCAACCCCGATTACTCTCGCGATGAAATGCCGATTTATGGGACCCATATGCCGGATGTCTCCATTGACGTGCAGAGCACGGAAGAAGTTGCTGCCATCATGAAGATTTGCTATGAGCACAACATTCCCGTCACGACGCGCGGCGCCGGCACCGGCCTGGTAGGCGGCTGCACCCCGGTTTGCGGCGGCGTGGTGATCTGCACCATGCGCATGAACAAGATTTTGTCCTACGACCTGGAGAACTTCGCGGTTACGGTACAGCCCGGCGTACTGCTTCAGCAGCTGGCCGAAGACGCACTGACACACGGCTGTTTGTATCCGCCGGATCCGGGCGAGAAAATGGCAACCCTGGGCGGCAATGTTTCCACCAATGCCGGCGGCATGCGCGCGGTGAAGTACGGCTGTACCCGCGATTATGTCCGCGCCATGACGGTCGTGCTCCCATCCGGAGAAATCGTCCGGTTCGGCGCCACTGTTTCCAAGACGAGCTCCGGCTACAGCTTGAAGGACCTGATGATCGGCTCGGAGGGCACGCTGGGCATTATCACGGAACTCACCTTAAAGCTCGTTCCGGCTCCGCAGGCCACAGTCAGCCTGATGGCTCCGTTTGAGGATCTGAATTCCTGCATTTCCACCGTGCCGAAGTTCTTTATGCAGCATTTCCGCCCGCAGGCTCTGGAGTTCTTTGAGAGAGAAATCCTGATTTCCTCCGAAGAGTATCTGGGCAAGCAGGTCTTCCCCCGCAAGATTGACGGCACGGACGTCGGCGCTTATCTGCTGGTCACCTTTGACGGCGACTCCATGGATGAGCTCAACGATGTTGTGGAACGCGCGTCCGAGATGCTGGTGGAAGAAGGCGCGATGGACGTTCTGGTGGCGGACACGGCGCCGAAGCTGAAGGATATCTGGGCGGCCCGTTCTTCCTTCCTCGAAGGCATCGAAGAGCAGACCAAACTGTTGGACGAGTGCGACGTGGTCGTGCCGGTAAACAAGATCGCCCCTTATGTCGAGTACGTCAACGAGATCAAGCAGAACTACGATTTTGAGGTAAAGTACTTTGGTCACGCCGGCGACGGCAACCTACATATTTATGAATGCTCCGTAGATATGGAGAAAGAAGAATTCGAGAAGCAGGTCGAAGAGTTCCTGAGTGCCATTTACAAGAAAACAATGGAATTCGGCGGCCAGATTTCCGGTGAGCATGGCATTGGCTTTGGCAAAGTCCATTTCCTGGAGCAGGCATTGGGTCCGGTGAACATGGAACTGATGCGTGGTATTAAGAAGGTATTCGATCCGAAACTGATTCTGAACCCCGGCAAGGTTTGCATGAATCTTTAA